In Pelmatolapia mariae isolate MD_Pm_ZW linkage group LG13, Pm_UMD_F_2, whole genome shotgun sequence, a genomic segment contains:
- the tsnax gene encoding translin-associated protein X isoform X2 has translation MNKREGEGCSRRNADAAQEHEMSANPSSSVMAAFKVFQQELDTKHDKYERLVKISRDVTIESKRTIFLLHRVTTVPDAEDVLNEADIKLDGVRQKIGQIAEELKGEDIYQFHRAFTPGIQEYVEAVSFLHYIRHRCLISLEEINARLVFMNTEKADPKGSAEAMPVNAQVLTFQVTPSDYLLGVADLTGELMRMCISSVGNGDIDTPFQLSQFLRQIHDGFSYIGNTGPYEVSKKLHTLRQSLGKVEDACYTLRVRGSEIPKHMLADVFSSRTTLIDPEEGVV, from the exons ATGAATAAACGAGAAG GTGAGGGGTGTTCACGGAGAAATGCAGATGCAGCGCAGGAGCACGAAATGAGTGCCAACCCCTCCTCATCTGTCATGGCTGCCTTCAAAG TTTTCCAACAGGAGCTCGACACCAAACACGACAAATATGAGCGTCTTGTTAAGATTAGTCGCGACGTCACAATTGAAAGCAAGAGAACCATATTTCTTCTGCACAGAGTGACCAC TGTACCAGATGCAGAGGATGTCCTGAACGAGGCAGACATAAAGCTGGATGGAGTCAGGCAGAAGATTGGGCAGATTGCTGAGGAGTTGAAAGGAGAGGATATTTATCAGTTTCACAGAGCCTTCACACCAG GGATTCAGGAATATGTGGAAGCTGTCTCTTTCCTGCACTACATCCGCCATCGCTGCCTCATCAGCTTGGAAGAGATCAACGCCAGGCTGGTGTTCATGAACACAGAGAAGGCAGATCCTAAG GGCTCAGCTGAAGCGATGCCGGTGAACGCTCAGGTCCTGACCTTTCAGGTGACGCCGTCCGACTACCTGCTGGGCGTGGCCGACCTAACAGGGGAGCTGATGCGGATGTGCATCAGCAGCGTCGGCAATGGCGACATTGACACGCCCTTCCAGCTAAGCCAGTTCCTGCGGCAGATCCACGACGGTTTCTCCTACATTGGGAACACGGGTCCATACGAGGTGTCCAAGAAGCTGCACACGCTGCGTCAGAGCCTGGGCAAAGTAGAAGATGCGTGCTACACCCTACGCGTCCGTGGCTCAGAGATCCCCAAACACATGCTGGCAGACGTGTTCTCCAGTCGGACCACACTCATCGACCCCGAGGAAGGAGTGGTTTAA
- the tsnax gene encoding translin-associated protein X isoform X1 produces MTSSLLSGEGCSRRNADAAQEHEMSANPSSSVMAAFKVFQQELDTKHDKYERLVKISRDVTIESKRTIFLLHRVTTVPDAEDVLNEADIKLDGVRQKIGQIAEELKGEDIYQFHRAFTPGIQEYVEAVSFLHYIRHRCLISLEEINARLVFMNTEKADPKGSAEAMPVNAQVLTFQVTPSDYLLGVADLTGELMRMCISSVGNGDIDTPFQLSQFLRQIHDGFSYIGNTGPYEVSKKLHTLRQSLGKVEDACYTLRVRGSEIPKHMLADVFSSRTTLIDPEEGVV; encoded by the exons ATGACATCATCTCTACTGTCAGGTGAGGGGTGTTCACGGAGAAATGCAGATGCAGCGCAGGAGCACGAAATGAGTGCCAACCCCTCCTCATCTGTCATGGCTGCCTTCAAAG TTTTCCAACAGGAGCTCGACACCAAACACGACAAATATGAGCGTCTTGTTAAGATTAGTCGCGACGTCACAATTGAAAGCAAGAGAACCATATTTCTTCTGCACAGAGTGACCAC TGTACCAGATGCAGAGGATGTCCTGAACGAGGCAGACATAAAGCTGGATGGAGTCAGGCAGAAGATTGGGCAGATTGCTGAGGAGTTGAAAGGAGAGGATATTTATCAGTTTCACAGAGCCTTCACACCAG GGATTCAGGAATATGTGGAAGCTGTCTCTTTCCTGCACTACATCCGCCATCGCTGCCTCATCAGCTTGGAAGAGATCAACGCCAGGCTGGTGTTCATGAACACAGAGAAGGCAGATCCTAAG GGCTCAGCTGAAGCGATGCCGGTGAACGCTCAGGTCCTGACCTTTCAGGTGACGCCGTCCGACTACCTGCTGGGCGTGGCCGACCTAACAGGGGAGCTGATGCGGATGTGCATCAGCAGCGTCGGCAATGGCGACATTGACACGCCCTTCCAGCTAAGCCAGTTCCTGCGGCAGATCCACGACGGTTTCTCCTACATTGGGAACACGGGTCCATACGAGGTGTCCAAGAAGCTGCACACGCTGCGTCAGAGCCTGGGCAAAGTAGAAGATGCGTGCTACACCCTACGCGTCCGTGGCTCAGAGATCCCCAAACACATGCTGGCAGACGTGTTCTCCAGTCGGACCACACTCATCGACCCCGAGGAAGGAGTGGTTTAA